One Setaria viridis chromosome 7, Setaria_viridis_v4.0, whole genome shotgun sequence genomic region harbors:
- the LOC117862850 gene encoding 1-aminocyclopropane-1-carboxylate oxidase homolog 1 — MALSGSCCLMRIPRCTGKHSQNITSGQPDAHTSLVAAEQIRRAGGYTPSRPTNLFRATSIKQEQEPKCRTHSLSPVPALPPAATNAATRVTMSSAPAPSPATSAAVPYDRLAELRALDASFAGVRGLVASGATSVPRIFRVPNPEQPPPQQPGAPHHHQPTCIPTIDLSAADHDALVAAVRRAAAEWGLFLVTGHGVPAEVAAAALGAARAFHDADGGEGSEKARLYTRDPAKAVKYNCNFDLYESPVANWRDTLYLRLAPDPPADGEMPENCRDAFFDYARHTKRLLGTLYRLLSEALGLGPTYLTDIDCNKGQMILFHYYPPCPEPDLAIGTTRHSDTGFLTVLLQDDIGGLQVLHDDQWIDVPPTPGAFIVNVGDLMQMMSNDKFKSAEHRVVAKKAGPRVSIACFTSHSDSTRMYGPIKELLSDENPPLYRETLAKDYIAHYYTVGLGRKAAIYDFRL; from the exons ATGGCCCTATCAGGGAGCTGCTGTCTGATGAGAATTCCCCGTTGTACAGGGAAACACTCGCAAAATATTACATCAGGTCAGCCGGACGCTCACACATCACTCGTGGCAGCCGAGCAGATAAGAAGAGCCGGCGGCTACACGCCCAGTCGCCCCACCAACCTGTTCCGTGCCACATCGAtcaaacaagaacaagagcCGAAGTGCCGAACGCACTCGCTGTCCCCCGTCCcggccctgccgccggccgcaaCCAACGCCGCGACACGCGTAACCATGTCGTCCGCCCCGGCCCCCTCTcccgccaccagcgccgccgtcccctaCGACCGCCTGGCTGAGCTCCGCGCGCTGGACGCGAGCTTCGCGGGCGTTCGTGGCCTCGTCGCGTCCGGCGCCACGAGCGTCCCACGCATCTTCCGCGTTCCGAACCCCGAACAGCCGCCGCCACAACAGCCCGGcgctccccaccaccaccagccgacCTGCATCCCGACGATCGACCTCAGCGCGGCGGACCACGACGCGCTGGtggcggccgtgcggcgcgccgcggcggagtGGGGGCTCTTCCTGGTGACGGGCCACGGCGTGCCCGCggaggtggccgccgcggccctGGGCGCAGCGCGGGCGTTCCACGACGCCGACGGCGGGGAGGGCAGCGAGAAGGCGCGGCTCTACACACGGGACCCGGCCAAGGCGGTCAAGTACAACTGCAACTTCGACTTGTACGAGTCACCTGTGGCCAACTGGCGCGACACGCTCTACCTTCGCCTGGCGCCTGACccgccggccgacggcgagaTGCCGGAGAACTGCCG GGATGCGTTCTTTGACTACGCCAGGCACACCAAGCGTTTGCTTGGCACATTGTACAGGTTGCTGTCGGAGGCTCTTGGGCTTGGCCCGACCTACCTAACTGACATAGACTGCAACAAAGGGCAGATGATATTGTTCCACTACTATCCTCCATGCCCTGAGCCCGATCTCGCCATCGGGACAACCAGGCATTCCGACACCGGCTTCCTCACCGTGCTCCTTCAGGATGACATCGGTGGCCTGCAGGTCCTCCACGACGATCAGTGGATTGACGTCCCGCCGACGCCAGGAGCGTTCATAGTGAACGTCGGTGATCTCATGCAG ATGATGTCGAACGACAAGTTCAAAAGCGCCGAGCACAGGGTGGTGGCGAAGAAGGCTGGACCGAGGGTCTCGATCGCGTGCTTTACCAGCCATTCAGATTCGACAAGGATGTATGGCCCTATCAAGGAGCTGCTGTCTGATGAGAATCCCCCGTTGTACAGGGAAACACTCGCGAAAGATTACATAGCGCATTACTACACGGTTGGGTTGGGTCGCAAGGCGGCTATTTACGATTTCCGGCTCTGA